One window of Mesorhizobium sp. PAMC28654 genomic DNA carries:
- the argF gene encoding ornithine carbamoyltransferase: MSTNLHGRSVLSLDDLTADEIRFLLKLAADLKAAKLAGHEIPRLVRKNIALIFEKDSTRTRTGFEVAAYDQGAHVTYFGPTGSHIGHKESMKDTARVLGRMYDAIEYRGFGQHQAELLAAHAGVPVYNGLTDEAHPTQILADFMTMREFTHKHLSDMTVTFVGEGRDNVALSLALGAAKVGIDMRIASPRELWPDEEFCVHVRDLAERSGARFRLDQDVTGCVRDADFIYTDVWMSMGEDKSGWAERIRLLTPYRVTSEVMAAAGNPHVKFMHCLPAFHDTDTEIGAFVAKEYGIDCMEVTNEVFESAASIVFDQAENRMHTIKALLVATIGN, from the coding sequence ATGTCGACCAATCTTCATGGCCGCTCCGTGCTCTCGCTGGACGATCTCACGGCCGACGAGATCCGCTTTCTTCTCAAGCTCGCCGCCGATCTCAAGGCAGCCAAGCTCGCCGGGCACGAGATTCCGCGTCTTGTCAGGAAAAACATCGCGCTGATCTTCGAGAAGGATTCGACGCGCACACGGACGGGATTCGAGGTGGCAGCCTATGATCAAGGCGCCCACGTCACCTATTTCGGCCCCACTGGCAGCCATATCGGCCACAAGGAATCGATGAAGGATACCGCCCGCGTGCTCGGCCGGATGTATGACGCGATCGAATATCGCGGCTTTGGTCAGCATCAGGCTGAACTGCTTGCCGCGCATGCCGGTGTGCCTGTTTACAACGGTCTCACCGACGAAGCGCATCCGACGCAGATCCTCGCCGATTTCATGACCATGCGTGAATTCACGCACAAGCATCTTTCAGACATGACCGTCACCTTTGTCGGTGAGGGCCGGGATAATGTCGCGCTGTCGCTGGCGCTTGGAGCAGCCAAGGTCGGCATCGACATGCGCATCGCCTCGCCAAGGGAACTCTGGCCGGATGAGGAATTCTGCGTCCATGTCCGGGATCTGGCGGAGCGTAGCGGCGCCCGCTTCCGGCTCGACCAGGACGTGACAGGCTGCGTCCGGGATGCTGATTTCATCTACACCGACGTGTGGATGTCGATGGGCGAGGACAAATCGGGCTGGGCCGAACGTATTCGTCTTTTGACGCCCTACCGCGTCACCAGCGAGGTGATGGCTGCCGCCGGCAACCCCCACGTCAAATTCATGCATTGCCTGCCGGCATTCCACGACACCGATACCGAGATCGGCGCCTTCGTTGCGAAGGAATACGGTATCGACTGCATGGAAGTCACGAACGAGGTGTTCGAGTCGGCTGCGTCGATCGTCTTCGACCAGGCCGAAAACCGCATGCACACGATCAAGGCCCTGCTCGTCGCCACGATCGGTAACTGA
- the arcC gene encoding carbamate kinase translates to MLIVVALGGNALLRRGEPMTAGNQRANIVRAASVLAKLVSEGHSIVITHGNGPQVGLLALQAAATSDGGTFPLDVLGAESAGMIGYVIEQELGNLLKERLFATLLTQVKVDPQDPAFAHPTKPIGPVYDEATARRLASERGWQIAPDGDKWRRVVPSPAPLVILEASVISFLVERAVIVICTGGGGVPVVARNDGSLCGVEAVIDKDLASSLLARQLKADMLLMLTDVDAVYVDYGTATARALRRMTPKDLSGQNFPAGSMGPKVSAAIEFTEATGKPTAIGKLDDAVEIVRGERGTRFEANALVIPFDSRHD, encoded by the coding sequence ATGCTTATCGTCGTTGCGCTCGGCGGAAACGCATTGCTGCGTCGCGGAGAACCGATGACGGCCGGGAACCAGCGCGCCAACATCGTGCGCGCTGCATCCGTGCTAGCCAAACTCGTCAGCGAAGGGCATTCGATTGTGATCACGCACGGCAACGGACCGCAGGTGGGACTGCTGGCCCTGCAGGCAGCGGCCACTTCGGACGGCGGCACATTTCCGCTGGACGTGCTTGGCGCCGAGAGCGCCGGCATGATCGGCTATGTGATCGAGCAGGAACTCGGCAACCTCCTCAAAGAGAGGCTTTTCGCGACCCTGCTGACACAGGTGAAGGTGGATCCACAAGATCCGGCTTTCGCTCACCCGACAAAGCCTATCGGCCCCGTCTACGATGAGGCAACAGCACGCAGGCTTGCCAGCGAGCGCGGCTGGCAGATCGCGCCTGACGGTGACAAATGGCGCCGCGTCGTGCCTTCGCCAGCGCCGCTGGTAATCCTGGAAGCTTCAGTGATCTCGTTTCTGGTCGAGCGCGCCGTGATTGTCATCTGCACCGGCGGCGGCGGTGTTCCGGTGGTAGCCCGGAACGACGGCAGTCTTTGCGGCGTGGAAGCAGTCATCGACAAGGATCTGGCAAGCTCGCTGCTTGCTCGCCAGTTGAAGGCAGACATGCTGCTCATGTTGACGGATGTCGACGCCGTCTATGTCGACTATGGAACAGCAACTGCTCGGGCGCTTCGGCGCATGACCCCCAAGGATCTATCGGGCCAGAATTTTCCAGCCGGCTCCATGGGGCCGAAGGTCAGTGCTGCAATCGAGTTCACTGAAGCAACGGGTAAACCTACCGCAATCGGCAAGCTCGATGATGCTGTGGAAATTGTCAGAGGTGAGCGCGGCACACGATTCGAAGCCAACGCTTTGGTCATACCCTTCGATTCTCGGCACGACTAA
- a CDS encoding IS630 family transposase (programmed frameshift) produces the protein MAKSLSEDLRARVVAAVDGGLSRRAAAARFGVAAASSVRWVREWRETGATCAKPQGGDRRSHRVEAYRDIILAAIERRVDITLVELAELLRQEHGASFATSTIWRFLDRHSMTFKKKTAHASEQERPDVAARRNAWFDAQPDLDPEHLVFIDETGASTKMARLRGRTKRGMRCRSPIPHGHWKTTTFTGALRLTGMTAPMVLDGPMTGEWFVAYVEQVLVPTLRPDDVVILDNLPAHKSAAARVAIEATGARMMFLPPYSPDFNPIENAFSKLKSILRKAAARTVAELWDTISAALPCFTPTECANYFAATGYEPE, from the exons ATGGCGAAATCCTTATCGGAAGATTTGCGGGCTCGGGTGGTCGCAGCGGTTGATGGCGGCCTGTCGCGACGGGCGGCAGCGGCGCGATTTGGCGTGGCGGCGGCAAGCTCGGTGCGTTGGGTCCGGGAATGGCGCGAGACCGGAGCCACCTGCGCAAAGCCGCAGGGCGGCGACAGGCGGTCCCACCGCGTTGAAGCGTATCGCGACATCATCCTGGCGGCGATCGAGAGGCGGGTGGACATCACGCTGGTCGAACTCGCCGAGTTGCTGCGACAGGAGCATGGCGCGTCGTTTGCGACGAGCACGATCTGGCGGTTTCTCGATCGTCACTCCATGACCTTCAA AAAAAAAACGGCGCACGCCAGCGAGCAGGAGCGGCCAGACGTGGCGGCGCGACGAAACGCCTGGTTCGACGCCCAGCCCGATCTTGATCCCGAGCATCTGGTCTTCATCGACGAGACCGGAGCCTCGACAAAGATGGCTCGACTGCGGGGGCGCACGAAGCGCGGGATGCGGTGCCGATCGCCAATCCCGCATGGCCATTGGAAGACGACGACGTTCACCGGCGCCCTGCGCCTCACTGGCATGACCGCGCCAATGGTCCTGGACGGCCCGATGACTGGCGAATGGTTTGTCGCCTATGTCGAGCAGGTTCTCGTGCCGACGCTGCGGCCCGACGATGTCGTGATCCTCGACAACCTGCCGGCGCACAAAAGCGCAGCCGCCCGTGTGGCGATCGAAGCAACCGGCGCAAGGATGATGTTCCTCCCGCCCTATTCCCCCGACTTCAACCCGATCGAGAACGCCTTTTCCAAGCTGAAATCGATTCTACGCAAAGCCGCCGCACGAACCGTCGCGGAATTGTGGGATACCATCAGCGCCGCACTGCCTTGCTTCACACCAACCGAGTGCGCCAACTACTTCGCCGCAACAGGATATGAGCCGGAATGA
- a CDS encoding host attachment protein — protein sequence MKPQKIWVLVADEARARILRNVLSAGEPPDEREDLVFHSARRQLREIMADKPGRSFASSGVCRSTMEYHSEPVREEDRAFAAKLAGTLHNHHLAGDFDQLVVAAAPQMLGDLRQAFPESLRKATAAEIAKDFTKLPTHKLRDAIRKLEIKHLSVDE from the coding sequence ATGAAACCGCAGAAGATTTGGGTCCTGGTTGCGGATGAAGCACGCGCACGAATTCTGCGCAATGTCTTGTCCGCAGGGGAACCGCCCGACGAACGTGAAGATTTGGTGTTCCATTCCGCGCGGCGGCAGTTGCGCGAGATCATGGCCGACAAGCCGGGCCGCAGCTTCGCTTCATCGGGAGTCTGCCGGTCGACGATGGAGTATCACTCTGAGCCGGTGCGCGAGGAGGATCGGGCCTTTGCTGCAAAGCTTGCCGGCACGCTGCACAACCATCATCTCGCCGGAGATTTCGATCAACTCGTCGTTGCTGCCGCCCCCCAGATGCTGGGCGACCTTCGCCAAGCTTTTCCGGAAAGCCTGCGCAAGGCAACGGCTGCAGAAATAGCCAAAGATTTCACGAAGCTGCCGACACATAAACTTCGGGATGCGATCCGGAAGCTCGAAATCAAGCACCTGTCCGTGGATGAATGA